One region of Syntrophobacter fumaroxidans MPOB genomic DNA includes:
- a CDS encoding ABC transporter substrate-binding protein, which yields MMRRFGSLCVMILLAIVLSACPGLAAESITVGAIFSLSGIAATHNGPLIPMLELAVEEVNEGGGLQGRPVKLVFLDNQSTPIGSVKAAEEAVRLGMTAVIGAHWSSHSLAMAPVLQKAGIPMISPGSTHPMVTRVGDYIFRICFVDSFQGRAMARFAFKELGARRVAVAKNIDEDYSAMLADCFSESFQLYGGKVACEVQYRGKAVDFSDIMEQIRRARPDVVYVPGYTRDSGLLIRQGVSMGIRATFLGGDAWDEISIYAGDAVEGSYQSAPWHPSVPRAESLRLKELYFRKYGAEIKSFSAPLAYDAVMLLVDAIRRAGTSDRARIRDCLAGTLDFRGATGLISYHGGGDPIDKEIVMLKWEKGSPRYYQTIKPE from the coding sequence ATGATGCGACGGTTCGGCAGCCTTTGCGTGATGATCCTGCTGGCCATAGTCCTGTCTGCATGTCCGGGTTTGGCCGCTGAATCCATCACCGTGGGAGCGATCTTCTCCCTTTCCGGGATCGCGGCGACGCATAACGGGCCGCTGATTCCCATGCTGGAGCTTGCCGTCGAAGAGGTCAACGAAGGGGGCGGATTGCAGGGGCGTCCGGTGAAGCTCGTGTTCCTGGACAATCAAAGCACCCCCATCGGTTCCGTGAAAGCGGCCGAAGAAGCGGTCCGGCTGGGGATGACCGCCGTGATCGGCGCCCACTGGAGCTCCCATTCGCTGGCCATGGCTCCCGTTCTGCAGAAAGCGGGGATTCCCATGATCAGTCCCGGTTCCACTCATCCGATGGTGACCCGGGTCGGGGACTACATCTTTCGCATATGCTTCGTGGATTCCTTTCAGGGAAGAGCCATGGCCCGGTTCGCCTTTAAGGAACTGGGGGCCAGAAGGGTGGCGGTGGCCAAGAACATCGATGAGGACTACAGCGCGATGCTGGCCGATTGCTTCTCGGAATCCTTTCAGCTCTACGGTGGGAAGGTCGCATGTGAAGTCCAGTATCGCGGCAAGGCGGTCGATTTTTCCGATATCATGGAGCAGATCAGGCGGGCCAGGCCGGATGTCGTGTATGTTCCCGGTTATACGCGAGACAGCGGGCTGCTGATCCGCCAGGGGGTGTCCATGGGAATACGTGCCACGTTCCTGGGCGGTGATGCGTGGGATGAGATTTCCATATACGCCGGGGATGCCGTTGAGGGCAGCTACCAGTCGGCGCCGTGGCATCCGTCCGTTCCGCGTGCCGAGAGCCTTCGCCTGAAGGAACTCTATTTCCGGAAGTACGGCGCGGAAATCAAGAGCTTCAGCGCGCCCCTGGCCTATGACGCCGTGATGCTTCTCGTGGATGCGATCAGGAGGGCGGGGACGTCGGATCGAGCCAGGATCCGGGATTGCCTGGCGGGCACCCTGGACTTTCGGGGAGCGACCGGACTGATAAGCTATCACGGCGGGGGAGATCCGATCGACAAGGAAATCGTGATGTTGAAATGGGAGAAAGGGAGCCCCAGGTATTACCAAACCATCAAACCGGAATGA
- a CDS encoding DMT family transporter: protein MKTQRIQGLTLALAAAGFATIYDIITRFGSSGITPWQILLTRAVFGLALTAVLARAFHLNPLGRNRPGMLLTGLILVVGVLCFIFALFRLPVFEAVLLLYLYPVFAALFSPFLVDERIGLKLWTLIAVAFCGTAFVLWPQGAVSDVNGGHLLGVGSGFCHGLALTLVRRFSRHNGAVTPFFYFCAVGAVVSAVAVGLSPASTPLSLEGWAALGGIAVTAGLAQLCMIKSATCISSAEVGIVGMSEIVFGGLASYVLFSEAVGLRQILGGVLVVSSAVVLALDTTRDAAVRREPARARPPRRIGGHSVD, encoded by the coding sequence TTGAAGACACAAAGAATCCAGGGTTTGACCCTTGCGCTGGCGGCAGCCGGATTTGCCACGATATACGACATCATCACCCGTTTCGGTTCCTCGGGAATCACGCCCTGGCAGATCCTTCTGACCAGGGCCGTTTTCGGACTGGCTCTCACAGCCGTCCTGGCCCGGGCTTTCCATCTGAATCCGCTGGGCAGAAATCGTCCGGGCATGCTGCTCACGGGACTCATTCTCGTCGTGGGAGTGCTTTGCTTTATTTTCGCCCTGTTTCGCCTGCCGGTGTTCGAGGCGGTTTTGCTTCTGTATCTCTATCCCGTCTTCGCCGCCCTCTTCTCGCCGTTCCTCGTCGATGAACGGATCGGTCTGAAGCTGTGGACCCTGATCGCCGTCGCCTTCTGTGGAACCGCATTTGTCCTGTGGCCGCAGGGCGCCGTCTCGGATGTCAACGGGGGACACCTCCTGGGGGTTGGATCGGGTTTCTGCCACGGGCTTGCCCTGACTCTGGTGCGCCGGTTCAGCAGGCACAACGGCGCCGTGACCCCATTTTTCTACTTCTGCGCGGTCGGGGCGGTGGTCTCGGCGGTCGCCGTGGGTCTCAGCCCGGCATCGACGCCCTTGAGCCTCGAGGGTTGGGCGGCTCTGGGCGGCATCGCCGTCACCGCGGGCCTTGCGCAGCTTTGCATGATCAAATCGGCGACCTGCATCTCCTCCGCGGAAGTCGGAATCGTCGGGATGTCGGAAATCGTCTTCGGCGGCCTTGCGAGCTACGTGCTGTTCAGTGAAGCCGTCGGCCTGCGTCAGATCCTGGGCGGGGTCCTGGTCGTCTCCAGCGCGGTCGTCCTGGCCCTCGACACCACCCGGGATGCGGCGGTCCGGCGGGAGCCGGCGCGAGCCCGTCCTCCCCGGCGAATTGGGGGACATTCCGTCGATTGA
- a CDS encoding PAS domain S-box protein, with translation MPKKPSYEELKRKVDLLDRAVRENARVEADLREELEKLRALYQAAVSQSDDLLRESEERFRFMVETTGDVIYRLHYDTMRYDYLSPGIQKLTGYPPEEIMDSGFSRLVTRIDLPGKEDVDPEVLVRDRHEGKTGEYRGDYLIVTRTGERKWLRDHSFPWYDESGRLVGSVGILSDVSEYREAEALVRLRTADLEESEEKYRTIVENVPLVVYRIRPTGELLFINQFVEEIIGYGPAEILREPALWSRAIYDEDRSRVADLRKKALLDGREFIAEYRVVHKNGSIVHVMDHAIPTRTPDGRVNTLDGIIMDVTGRVKLQEQLIRSEGIKTISEVSARLAHEIRNPLVSAGGFARRLLSSMPPSDPNRDKVEIIVKEVSRLEGILRMILNYIQPIELELSPVDPKSLVETALRGIETDLREKAVAIRATLLPGLPRIAVDELQMKQVLKSLLKKALSQMVPGDTLTISSALEEDVIELLVRYPVRNLSPEDVDHFFYPFTTSKMDYPAADLPMSKIIVHKHGGEIEVSQESPGLIAIRISLPVRWRPFRMEGH, from the coding sequence ATGCCGAAAAAACCATCCTATGAAGAGCTGAAACGGAAAGTGGACCTTCTCGATCGGGCTGTTCGAGAGAACGCGAGGGTGGAGGCGGACCTCCGGGAGGAATTGGAGAAGCTCCGGGCACTGTACCAAGCGGCGGTCTCGCAGTCGGACGACCTGCTTCGCGAGAGTGAGGAACGGTTCCGATTCATGGTGGAAACCACCGGGGATGTCATCTACCGCCTGCATTATGACACCATGCGCTACGACTACCTGAGTCCCGGAATCCAGAAGCTCACCGGATATCCGCCGGAAGAAATCATGGACTCCGGCTTTTCCCGGCTGGTGACCCGAATCGATCTGCCCGGAAAGGAAGACGTCGATCCGGAAGTGCTGGTCAGAGATCGGCACGAAGGGAAAACCGGGGAGTACAGGGGAGACTACCTGATCGTGACCAGGACGGGAGAACGCAAGTGGTTGAGAGACCATTCCTTTCCCTGGTACGATGAGTCCGGCAGACTCGTGGGTTCTGTCGGAATACTGAGCGACGTGAGCGAATACAGGGAGGCCGAGGCGCTGGTGAGGCTGCGCACGGCCGACCTGGAGGAATCCGAAGAGAAATACCGGACGATCGTCGAGAACGTTCCGCTGGTCGTCTACCGCATAAGGCCGACGGGGGAATTGCTGTTCATCAATCAGTTCGTCGAGGAGATCATCGGCTATGGCCCGGCCGAGATACTCCGGGAGCCGGCTCTGTGGAGTAGAGCGATCTACGATGAAGACCGCTCAAGGGTCGCGGACCTCCGGAAGAAAGCGCTTCTCGACGGCAGGGAGTTCATCGCCGAATACCGTGTCGTGCACAAGAACGGCTCCATCGTCCACGTGATGGACCACGCCATCCCGACCCGGACGCCCGATGGCCGGGTGAACACGCTGGACGGCATCATCATGGATGTGACGGGGCGCGTGAAGCTCCAGGAACAACTCATTCGGAGCGAAGGAATAAAGACGATCAGCGAGGTTTCCGCCAGACTGGCGCACGAAATCCGCAACCCCCTGGTTTCGGCGGGCGGGTTCGCGCGGCGCCTGCTTTCGTCCATGCCCCCCAGCGACCCGAATCGGGACAAGGTGGAGATCATCGTCAAGGAAGTCAGCCGTCTCGAAGGCATCCTGCGCATGATCCTCAATTACATCCAGCCCATCGAGCTCGAGCTGTCGCCGGTGGACCCGAAATCACTGGTGGAAACGGCATTGCGCGGAATCGAAACGGACCTGAGGGAAAAGGCCGTTGCCATCCGCGCCACATTGCTCCCTGGCCTGCCCCGTATCGCGGTCGACGAGCTCCAGATGAAGCAGGTCTTGAAGAGCCTGTTGAAAAAGGCGCTGAGTCAAATGGTTCCCGGCGACACGCTGACCATCTCCTCCGCCCTGGAGGAGGACGTGATCGAGCTGTTGGTGCGTTATCCGGTCCGGAACCTGTCACCCGAGGACGTGGACCACTTCTTCTATCCCTTCACGACATCGAAGATGGACTACCCGGCGGCCGATCTCCCCATGTCGAAAATCATCGTGCACAAGCACGGAGGGGAGATCGAGGTTTCGCAGGAATCGCCCGGCCTTATCGCCATCCGGATCTCCCTGCCCGTCCGGTGGCGCCCCTTCCGGATGGAGGGACACTGA
- a CDS encoding NfeD family protein: MLSAWHLWMILAIILFIAEIFTPAFVLASFGIGCMASSLAAGLGLGLKMQILGFIAGTLVAFFTVRPLFTRYCYKASPHTRTNLDALIGTIGRVTETIDDAGGSGRVTVGGDDWKAVAANGETIEMNARVEVIGIEGVKVIVRRAPTSK; encoded by the coding sequence ATGCTTTCCGCATGGCATCTGTGGATGATTCTGGCAATAATCCTCTTCATAGCGGAGATTTTTACGCCCGCATTCGTGCTTGCGTCCTTCGGAATCGGCTGCATGGCCTCCTCGCTTGCAGCGGGACTGGGCCTCGGCCTCAAGATGCAGATTCTCGGGTTCATCGCAGGAACCCTCGTGGCCTTCTTCACCGTCCGGCCACTGTTTACCCGGTATTGCTACAAGGCGTCCCCGCACACGCGAACGAACCTCGACGCACTGATCGGAACGATCGGTCGCGTGACGGAAACCATCGACGATGCGGGCGGTTCCGGTCGTGTCACGGTTGGAGGCGATGACTGGAAGGCCGTCGCCGCCAATGGAGAAACGATCGAAATGAATGCGCGGGTCGAAGTGATCGGGATCGAGGGGGTCAAGGTCATCGTAAGACGCGCTCCGACATCGAAATGA
- a CDS encoding ABC transporter substrate-binding protein: MDHGELQGNAMRGAFWMFIALAAAVAAFPAQAADVIEIAAIYALTGEATDTNATSVRGVRIAVEEINARGGVLGRRLRLEIHDNRSTPIGSHLAAERAADSDAVAILGASRSPHSLPIAKVAQARGVPMITNHSTDPDITRVGNCIFRVCFTDEVQGAALARFAREDLKASTATLFVNLASEYSTGICQVFQKHFEQLGGRVILVREYKSRQRDFEDLVRDAGRVQADVLFLSGYDESGLIAVLAQDKGVTSKFVGGDGLANPSFLAKGGDRLKRAYYSSHWTPAMDSRRSREFTARYGDVPDFGTGTALAYDAVMVLADAIKRAGSAERGRIRAALAETRSFEGVTGVISFNGHGDPVKSVVIMEVRDGRPHYLKTMLP; the protein is encoded by the coding sequence ATGGACCATGGCGAACTGCAGGGGAACGCGATGAGGGGCGCCTTTTGGATGTTCATCGCGCTGGCCGCGGCCGTTGCGGCGTTTCCCGCGCAGGCCGCGGATGTCATCGAGATAGCGGCCATCTATGCCTTGACCGGGGAAGCCACGGACACCAACGCAACCTCCGTTCGGGGCGTGCGGATCGCGGTGGAGGAAATCAACGCGCGCGGCGGCGTTTTGGGCCGACGGCTCCGACTGGAGATCCACGATAATCGGAGCACCCCCATCGGCTCCCACCTCGCGGCGGAGCGGGCGGCGGATTCCGATGCCGTCGCCATATTGGGTGCGTCCCGGAGCCCGCATTCACTGCCGATTGCAAAAGTGGCTCAAGCCCGAGGTGTGCCGATGATCACGAACCATTCGACCGATCCTGATATCACGCGGGTGGGCAACTGCATCTTTCGCGTCTGCTTCACCGACGAGGTCCAGGGCGCCGCTCTGGCGCGATTCGCGCGAGAAGACCTCAAGGCCTCCACCGCAACCCTGTTCGTCAATCTGGCAAGCGAGTACAGCACCGGGATTTGCCAGGTCTTCCAGAAACACTTTGAACAGCTGGGCGGCAGGGTGATCCTGGTGAGGGAATACAAGTCCAGGCAGAGGGATTTCGAGGATCTGGTCCGGGACGCGGGCCGCGTGCAGGCGGACGTTCTTTTCCTGTCGGGATATGACGAAAGCGGTCTCATTGCCGTACTCGCCCAGGACAAAGGGGTGACATCCAAATTTGTGGGCGGAGACGGTTTGGCCAATCCGAGCTTTCTGGCCAAGGGTGGAGACCGTCTCAAACGGGCGTACTACTCATCGCACTGGACACCGGCCATGGATTCACGGCGGTCGAGGGAATTCACGGCACGATACGGCGACGTGCCCGATTTCGGCACCGGGACGGCCCTGGCCTACGACGCGGTCATGGTATTGGCTGATGCCATCAAGCGGGCGGGTTCCGCGGAGCGGGGCAGGATTCGTGCCGCACTGGCCGAGACACGCTCCTTCGAAGGCGTGACGGGGGTCATTTCCTTCAACGGCCATGGAGATCCGGTCAAGAGCGTGGTGATCATGGAGGTCAGGGACGGACGGCCTCACTATTTGAAGACGATGCTTCCCTGA